In bacterium, the following are encoded in one genomic region:
- a CDS encoding TfoX/Sxy family protein, which translates to MKQDQSFRDYVVQDLLGNIPGIHSRAMFGGWGIYKDGVIFAIIVDGALYFKVDESNREEFERRESRPFVYSRGKHRSTTMSYWLVPEEIMEDPEELDRWIERSVQVSRNKKLK; encoded by the coding sequence ATGAAACAGGATCAATCCTTCCGGGATTATGTGGTTCAGGATCTTTTGGGGAACATCCCCGGAATTCATTCTCGTGCGATGTTTGGTGGCTGGGGAATTTATAAAGATGGGGTTATCTTCGCCATCATTGTCGATGGGGCTCTTTACTTCAAGGTGGATGAGAGCAATCGGGAAGAGTTTGAGCGGCGGGAAAGCCGGCCCTTCGTCTATAGCCGGGGCAAACACCGATCCACTACGATGTCTTATTGGTTGGTCCCCGAAGAGATCATGGAAGACCCTGAAGAGCTGGATCGATGGATCGAACGCTCGGTGCAGGTCAGTCGAAATAAAAAATTAAAGTAA